The genomic DNA ACTTCATTGATGCAAAGACATTCGTCAAGGTGAAATTTGTTTACCCAAAGAACCAGGAAAGCGTGGAGCTTATGAGCTCATTCTTTGACGAGGATAACCTCCCAACCGAATTTGGAGGGAAAGCTTTGTTGCAGTATAACTATGAAGAATTCTCCAAGCAAATGAACCAAGACGATGTTAAGACTGCAAACTATTGGGGATTGGTTCACAGTACTGACAACCAGCTGCATGCGAGCAACGGTTTTTCTGGAGCTGAGATTTCCCCTGACCCAAATCAAACCAACCCTTAACCAAATTTGAAGGCAATATGTTTGTTTCAGATGGGACTAATTAATTATTGGTGATCTTGATGCTAAGAAGAGAGgttgtaaaatttaaacatgacgttgatcaaataaaaaggaTTTGTATTAGTAACTCTAGCGGGGATTGTATGTGAATCCAAAAACTTTTACACTCATAAGCGTTTATTTAAATGAAGCAGACAATGGATTCACATTACCAGCAAAAAGCTTAATTTCTTTCAGTAGGAAAACTCAACAAACACAACAAGAGAATGATTTCTTCCAAAATTTCAAGgcacaaagagaaaaaaatacacatGAAGAAATTTTTTACTACACATCAGTATTAGCATAGACTATATAGCTTAAAGTTCTGCAGTCAAAAGTGATGTGGTAAGGACTGGAGTTAGAGGGATAGTAGAAGAAGCTCGGGGCAATTTGAATGAAACTAGATAATCCTCCTTCTGAAGTTTCTGGTGGTTGATTGATAGGTACGCACAAGAAGGCCAACCCCAATGCCAAGACCTACACAGACACCAAGACCAATTCCCACACCAACCCTCACACCAGCATTGAACCACGACATCTCACCATCTTCACCGTCTGCATACTCTCTATTCCAATACATGTCGCCGTCTTCTCCTTCATATTCTTGTTTGTAACTTCCATATTCTGTTACCTGCACAGATAAAAACTCCCATACTTCAACAAGGAATTCAGCAACAGAGAGATCCATGTAAGTAGAACATGCCTGtctcttaaaagaaaattaagtaaAAGACATTCATAGAGCTGGTCAAATAAAGAATACAATGGTCAAAATCAATTGTAGAATAGAGGCTGATGGTATTTATGTTCCAACCTTAAAAACTCTTTCAGATGTATCTCATATGGGTGTCTACACCTCCATAAATTACAGGTCATAGTTATTGGCATTGTACTATAGTTAACACAAGATCTCAAGATAACACATGCTCTAACAATGTCATCTGCAAGAACCTCAAAGTAATCTTGACAATAACTCTTGAATAGAGCATGTTTCCCGAATCAGTCTATGCACAAATTAAAGACGATATATTGTGGCATTACATATGAAAACCAGGATATTTCAATCAATGGGTTTAACGAACTAACTGTAGCAGACAAGAGGATAGGAGTTCAGATATTAAGATCACAAGAGAAGAGGCaaatgggagagagagagagagagtgtgtgtgaacgagtgagatagagagagagtgtgtgtgtgaacgagtgagatggagagagagagagggagagagctATCTAATGACTTGTAAAAGGTGGCAGGTCCCATACCTCACATGATCATTTATCACGAAGTTGGTCCACTTCAATATCTAAAGTAATTATCTTCCTAAGAGTACCCAAGAAAGATGTCTCAATCGATGAAAATCTCAAAACCATGAAAATCTTAAAATGCTCATGATAGATAACATGACCAAGAAGACTCATACATGAGGGAAAGTATTCAATGTGTTGAAGTTGGACACAAATCAATAGAAAACTATTAGGAAGGATTATAGTAATCTTGAAAGTTACCTGATAATCAAGCTCAGATGAGTTGCCTTTATGAGGCTCACCGGTATCATACTCGGGAATAGAATCTAATGCAGTCACTCTACTGTGCTTCTTTCTGAAACCAAGCTGTAGAGTCTTGGTTAAGATGATGGGTGTTCCTGAGAAGCAACCAGTGACATAGACTTCAATAGTTGGCAACGGAGATGACAAATCCGAACCACCACCAATATGTTTCTCCTTCAAGAAACCAGACCCTGCAGTGATCTCAGCTTCGCAGTTCATGTTCCACCGCTTCACGCTATGCTTAGATTCACCAGTGAAACCATTACTGCCGGACATCTCAAGCGTTCCAGACAAAACCAGCTCATCTTTATCACAAACCTCAAACTTCACACTACCAGACAACCTGATGTTGTCAGTGCTGATAAAAGTAGCTACTTCAGATTTCTTATCAACACGATCTCTCCTTAGCTGAGAAGAAACTCCTTCAGAGTACATGCTCATCCTAACACCGTTAATCTCCAAGATAGAATCTAGATCCAGTGGGATATGAGTGATCGTGAGAACCTCAGGTGTCGAAGCATCCACCTTGAAATTGCTGATTCTGACATAAAACACTCTCAAATCAAGCAATGGCGATGATAATGATAACGACGATGACGAAGATGGTATTCTGGAATTGTGATGGTTATAACTCTGATATCTGACCATCTGATGAGATGCTTCAGAGTTGTTACGTGTCTCATAAGGCTCCAccatgatttttaaaaaagaacccCAAAGAATCAATATTTATTTCTCACTGAATCGGAAAACATCTGCATCAGTCGATTTGGATTGCAATACGTGATTTTTGCTGCAGAAAACGAGAATCACAAAACGAAATCAAATGGGGAAAGAATAATCAAAATTGGGAAAAAGAATCATTCTTTCCCAAAATGGAAGATTTCAAGgtaaaccagaagaagaagcaaacaaagagaaggaaggtcaaaaagattgaaactttgtaCTCACTTgccaaaaacagagagagagagagatggtcaaaataacaacaacagatGCAGAAACAAATCCCtgtattgagaaaaaaaaaaaacatccaaaatgttcaaattagaagaaaaaaaagtaatctttCAAGAAATCACAAAAGGAACAACCTTTAAAGAGAAACGAAATAAGTGAAAACCTAGAAAAATCGGGAgaaaagaaaggagagaaagggAAAGGCTCACCCAGAAGATGTGTTACCATCCACAAAACCACACTTAATTTTGCAACAAAAAACTAGTGCTTAATATTAATCTTCCTGTCTGTctcaaaaattataatcacggaggaaaaaaaaaattataataaaaatagcaaaaattTTGTGGCCAAGTAGGATTTGTGAAGATCCTTCCTCCCCTAGATCATAGCTTTTCGAGCTC from Camelina sativa cultivar DH55 chromosome 7, Cs, whole genome shotgun sequence includes the following:
- the LOC104702253 gene encoding uncharacterized protein At1g01500-like; protein product: MVEPYETRNNSEASHQMVRYQSYNHHNSRIPSSSSSLSLSSPLLDLRVFYVRISNFKVDASTPEVLTITHIPLDLDSILEINGVRMSMYSEGVSSQLRRDRVDKKSEVATFISTDNIRLSGSVKFEVCDKDELVLSGTLEMSGSNGFTGESKHSVKRWNMNCEAEITAGSGFLKEKHIGGGSDLSSPLPTIEVYVTGCFSGTPIILTKTLQLGFRKKHSRVTALDSIPEYDTGEPHKGNSSELDYQVTEYGSYKQEYEGEDGDMYWNREYADGEDGEMSWFNAGVRVGVGIGLGVCVGLGIGVGLLVRTYQSTTRNFRRRII